The stretch of DNA tttgctttatccgttgtactgcgtagctctcttggttctgacccggtccgttcatgttccgtattttgtcttgtctgtcttccctgcacatatcctaagttagggactgccgtccagttgtcccctgtcatcaggactcgtgaggcaagtaggcagggccaggggtgagggtggagcgcagtggtcactacccttccccctgtgtgtgtgtggacgtgaccgttacagattaacaggcccaataaccactgtatcatgaatcctcttactaccctgactgaccatgtctctaacttgacacagagggtgcaggagctaggagagaaactccgttcttgtgagttagggcaaggttcttccactcctctgtcctccagtccatattttgaaccccagatcaagctcccagaacccttttctggagaccggaagaggtttctctcctttaaggagaattgcaaactctacttccgtttgcgccccgtgtcctccggtcccgagagccaacgcgtggggattatcatttctctagtacagggtgatccccaggactgggcatcttcgttacctcctggggccagttgtctaacttctgtggaggttttttttcaggccctgggtaccctctatgacgaaccagacagggccctggtagccgagacagctcttagggcactggttcagggccatctccctgcggaggagtattgcacccaattcagacggtggtgtgtcccctcaggatggaatgaaccagccctgaagagtcagtttaggtctggtctatctgataatttaaaagatctattggtcaattaccaaattcctgagaccttagaggagatgatgaccctagttgtccgacttgacagacgagttagagagagacgacaagaacgacagttctgttctcagatggtggtccagccagaggccttttccagggacaacactgaggtctccaccgaggaacccatgcaggttggcatgacccggggtaatcttcgtcgcagacgcggagagtgcttctactgtggagattcgggccattggatcaacaagtgtcctaagagggatctctctgacaagtcttctaaggcaagacaacctaaagtccaggtacaccctgatttttctaaaggaaagcttttggtacccataacaatttctctgggggttaataagtggccgggtaaggcctttattgactccggttcagcggtcagctctcctggtgtgtgttgtcttgtcctgctctgctcctggtttgtactctttctcccatgctgctgacccatgggatccgtgtctgtctgtctgtgctctgtgggtttccctacttgttcattaacgtcatctgtctgttatctgttctgcctgttatgttttagttactttgtgtttattctaaagtctgtgttcagcaagcctttgtagcagagttgcatgacaaggccatgcagtttactactggtggagcaagtccttctctgctcattgccactcctgctcccttgcgtgaactcctgctcatattgtttgttcccgtacaatttcgtctccagctgttgggtgagtgtcacgattctgccttttgtggacatccgggtattgagggcactaaggatctggtttctagatcttattggtggcccactctgaccagggatgtcaagtcctacgtgtcagcctgtgaggtttgtgccaggtctaagacacctaggactcgccctgctggtaacctacgacccctacccattcccagtagaccctggtcccatatctcgatggactttataactgacctaccgctggcggagggtaagactgtggtttgggtagtggtcgataggtttagcaagatggttcatttcattcccctgtctaaacttccgaatgctaagaccctggcgtctatttttgtgagagagattgttagtttacatggcatcccggaaaatattgtttcggacaggggtgtgcagtttgtgtccaaattctggagggccttctgtcaaagatgtaaaatttcgttgtctttttcttccgcctaccatcctgagagtaatgggcagactgaacgccttaatcagtctgtggaacaattcctgaggttgtatgttgctgatgaccagcaattatgggtcaaattccttccgttggctgaatttgctctgaataaccgtgtcaattcttctgctggggtctcccctttcttttgtaaccatggttttcatccccgttttgattctgggtcgtccgtctcctcctctaaccctgaagctgataaactctcctccgaactgtgcacagtttgggcccgggttcaatcgaacctagaaaaggctcaaagttctcaaaaactcaaggccgataggagacgttcaaggggggtgaactttcaggttggggataaagtatggttgtcctccaagaatctatctctcaaggtagcttctagaaaatttgctcctcgttttattggtccatataagatcacagaggtgattaacccggtatcatttaggttggagctgcccgagtcattccacattcatactgtgttccataagtctctacttaaaaaatattttgaaccggtagtaccatcgaaagcctcgcctccgccggttcttgttaatgatgctgtcgagtatgtcgtgtctaaaatagtggatgtcaggaaggtgcgtacctccttgcagtatctgattcactggaaggggtatggacctgaagagagatcttgggtacctgccagggaggttcatgctcctagactggttcgtaaatttcatttagaacaccctgaaaagccatcgcctgaagtcttgggtccggtggcccctcgtaaaagggggggtactgtcacggggttccgaaggtgcactcggtcccccattgcccgcagaactgttgcttagcttttggaatgaggttctgtgtttgacctcattcccagggcggctttactagctgggtggctccctgctcctagtctgccttgagcgccgagctgatcactcggtgctcgactggttggtctgtccgtcatgtgacgctggccacgtcacatgaccctcactccccactataaatacaggcagcctgctggctacaggttgcctgttaatttctaggttcctggctatttgttggactactgaatatttacctgatcctgttccctgacgatcctctgcctgctcctcctgtactgcacatacatcctggtattgtgacctcggctcccacctgactactctcttaggactcctcttgtacttcgctactctcctggtatttgaccccggcttctcctgaccattctttgctttatctgttgtactgcgtagctctcttggttctgacccggtccgttcatgttccgtattttgtcttgtctgtcttcccttcacaaatcctaagttagggactgccgtccagttgtcccctgtcatcaggactcgtgaggcaagtaggcagggccaggggtgagggtggagcgcagtggtcactacccttccccctgtgtgtgtgtggacgtgaccgttacactaacatggtggaacagtacgtgtgcacacccctccacgtactgactgatggttcggccccattcaacttctgggtctccaaattgtccacgtggccagagctagccttttatgttttggaggtgctggcctgcccggcggccagcgttttgtctgaacgtgtattcagcacggcagggggcgtcattacagacaaacgcagccgcatgtctacagccaatgtggacaagctgacgttcataaaaatgaaccaagcatggattccacaggacctgtccatcccttgtgcagattagacatttataactacctccccttaaccatatattattgtactccagggcacttcctcattcaatcctttttttattttcattttaccattatattgcggggcaacccaaagttgaatgaacctctcctctgtctgggtgccggggcctaaaaatatctgacagtggcctgttccagtgttgggtgacatgaagcctgattctctgctatgacatgaagcctgattctctgctatgggacctctctcctctgtctgggtgccggggcctaaatatctgacaatggcctgttccagtgttgggtgacgtgaagcctgattctctgctatgacatgaagcctgattctctgctatgacttgaagcctgattctctgctatgacatgaagcctgattctctgctatgggacctctctcctctgtctgggtgccggggcctaaaaatatctgacagtggcctgttccactgttgggtgacatgaagcatgattctctgctatgacatgaagcctgaatttctgctatgggacctctctcctctgtctgggtgccggggcctaaacatctgacaatggactgttccagttttggctgacgtgaagcctgatcctctgctatgacatgaagcctgattctctgctgacatgaagcctgaatctctgctatgggacttctctcctctgtctgggtgccggggcctaaatatgtgacaatggactgttccagttttggctgacgtgaagcctgattctctgctatgaaatgtagcctgattctctgctgacatgaagcctgaatctttgctatgggacctctctcctctgtctgggtgccggggcctaaatatctgacaatggactgttccagttttgggtgacatgaagcctgattctctgctatgacatgaagccttattctctgctatgttacctctctccaattgatattggttcatttttatttattttatttttattttaattcatttccctatccacatttgtttgcaggggatttagctacatttttctgccttttgcagccctctagccctttcctgggctgttttacagcctttttagttccaaaaagttcgggtccccattgacttcaatggggttcgggttcgggacgaagttcgggtcgggttcggatcccgaacccgaacatatccgggaagttctgccgaacttctcgaacccgaacatccaggtgttcgctcaactcttctcagcagcagaccctcaatcataattttttagatggtcagctcagcagcaggccctcacccataattttttctatggtcagatcagcagcaggcactcgccgctaatgttttagagagtcagatcagcagcaggccctcgcccctaattttttcgatggtcagctcagcagcaggcactcgcccctaatgttttagagagtcagctcagcagcagaccattacccctaatgttttagatggtcagctcagcagcaggccctcatccataattttttccttggtcagattagcagcaggcactcgcccctaatgttttagagagtcagcttggCAAtataccctcacccctaatgttttagatggtcagctcagcagcagaccctcatccctaatattttagatggtcagattagcagcaggccctcgcctctaatgttttagagggtcaccagcaggccatcaatcataatttttcaagggtgtgtatgatgcccttctttatgtgtaaggctactttcacactggcgttttggctttccgtttgtgagatccgttcagggctctcataagcagtccaaaacagatcagttttgccctaatgcattctgaatggaaaaggatccgctcagaatgcatcagtttgcctcattttgcctccgttccatctccattgcGCTTTAGAGGagtacaccaaaatgctgcttgcagcgttttggtgtccgtctgacaaaactgagccaaacggatccattctgacacacaatgtaagtcaatggggacggatctgttttctatgaaacaatagaaaactgattcaTCCTCCATTgattttcagtggtgttcaagacggatccgtcttggcaatgttaaagataatacaaacggatccattctgaacaaatgcagacatttgtattatctaaatggatctgtctgtgcagatccatgacggatccgcaccaaatgtgagtgtgaaagtagcctatttttttttttgtacgttaagccacattaagctccccaaaaaacaagcttaatgtcactcatttgccttgtgggtaaCCAAAATCTAAGAAACTTCCAGGATAGAGTTTGGAAGCTGAGATCTTAGattgtgcaaagtttcaaggcaattgattgaggtttaggcacattatggtacattaagctacAGTAAGCCATTTTtacattaaatgttttaggatgtcccagtaaacagatctgccaggataatctGATGTATTGCAGGGGGGAAGaaaagctcagacatgaaaatcaggtattgggggcataagTATGGaaggtgaggggtgttaggagcacagaAATAGAATTTTGATTTTCGGACCAGCCAAcctctttttattgtttttcattgTTATTACAATGGTAAGGGTTTTTAataagtgtatatatgtatatcttttagtgttacatagtaAGCATACAATGGTTTTGCCTTGTGTAGTCATctatttattaatacatttttttataagccaaaatactgtatattaatgCAGATATTGAACTCGTCTGAAAGAACCAATCCTAGGACTAAAAGCTCCCCAGTCGCTGTATCTCTTGTATTCTGCAGGTCTCAGGTAATACTGACGTCCCTTGTAGTTGGGCTCCTCATAGAACATCCAGTAGCCATCATGTACCTGGCAGGAGTAGATGTCATTGTAGTGGAATTGCTCATGGACATGAGGACAATCTTCAGTGAACTCCATCATCTGACCTTTGAAATCTTCTTTTTCATAGACTCTAAGCCTGAATGGTCCTCGATGCTGTGTTTTAGAAAAACATACAGTAAGTTTAAAATCAGTGACTCTCATGATGTAAAAAGTTGTGTTCCATAAAACAACACCTCTGTTTAATACATTTAGCTTGTTAACAAATTTAATTTATATAGTCTTTAAAAAAGTTTTTGCCGCTCCTCCATTaaaaaaaggggttgtgcaagaatagaGGGGGGTCTGATTTTACATCttcgcagccaatcattggctgtgGCGGAGACTGGATTCCATTGTTTCATGTGACCATTGGTCATGACATAGAAGGAGCCGATTTCCGCTGTTGCGACGTCAAACCAGATGATTACAGCATGGGAACCCAGCTGAGCATCGCAGGCTTGGAGGAGAAAAAGTGAGGAGCCAGCACCAGTAAGCAGGTATGTAATCTTCCCTTTACCGGTCCAGCCAAGTTGGGGGTTGCCAAAACACACctgttcttgcacaacccctttaaaaactttGTGTTTTTTCAGGTCTATTTTTCACTAAATTTTGTAGTAAGGTCTGAAAGTAAAAAGTATCACACATATTGAAATATAGAAGAAAGCATGAATAGTCCGAAATAATGTTCACATCCCTGTGGGTCATACAATACAGATCCTATTATTGAAATGATAACTATATTTACCTGTGGAGTCAAACGGCAGGATCTGATGGAATCATTGTAACCCAGCCATTGGTGGAAATCGGGATATTCCCCTTTTCTAAGAAAATACTGATGTCCTCTGTAGTTGGGGTATTCATACAGGATCCAGTTTCCGTTTTCTACTCGGATAGAATTGCAATGGTTGAAATATGAAGACAGATCTGAGGACTCAGAGATGCACTCATAAGAGCGACCCTGAAAATTTTTGCCCTCGTAGAAGATAATCTGCAGAAATATTAATGAAAAAAACAACTTAAAAGTTCAGTGGATCTTAAATGTCACATACTAATTTTGGAACAATCTCAAATAATATAAATTGCACTGGTTTTTATATGCAGGCAGGGGCAGTGATATGTCATGCAGAGCTACTGCTTGTACCCACTCCACTGAactaaatcctggcatagcacatccaTGCAGGGTTTCCTGTACTGATGTGTTATGTAGAGCATTTAGCTAAGTGGACCATGCACAGGCAGTCGATCTGCCTAGCAGATCGCTGCTcctgtctgtccctgctccacccaGCTAAATCCTGGTATAGCACACAGGTGAAATTCTATGCAGAGCATTTAGCTGAGCGGAGAGGGTACATCCACGAGCAGCAATGTGTTATTCATGAACTGCTGCATGTGCCCACTCTGCTCAACTAAATCCTGGTATAGCAGATCAGGGCTTTTAGCGATGTGCTAGGCAGTGCTCCTGCTTGTGCCTCTGCTCCTGCCTGTACTGAGCTTGCTGTAGCATCGATTCCTGTGGAATCTGTACACTGCATACCGTACATACAAAGCGCTATATGCACCATGAACTTTGGGTGCCTCTTTCTGCATCAAAACAATAAAATTgataaatacatattaaaaaatgAGTTATGGCATTTTGAAATAAATTTGTATAAAAGTTTGGATACTTCAGATACTCTTTTTTCATGCATTTTAAGAAtagataagtaaataaaaaatttcaacatGACAGAATACAGTGATATACATATGTCCACTGGCAGGATAACCCAAGCTTTGGTTCATATTAGAATATATAGAATAAGTGGCACACATTCACCATAGAGTAGCATGCTTTAAAATATGGCATGATTTAAATTGCACTTACCTTAACCATCTTTGCTGTACCTGTGCTGTAGGGGCTATGCTCTGTGCAATGATAAGAGTGGAAGACCTTTTATACATGTGGTCCTGCTGATGTAGATGCATGCAGTGCAAATGACACTGACCTTTCTTTGTTTACTATGTAACATGTTtagttcttttttcttcttttgctCAAGTGATCAATTCTATTCATTGCTTAAACCCTTCAATACAACTACAAGCATCTTTCTCCCGGTTTAAAATAGTGTAATGGTCTCTGGGTGTGTGAAAATG from Bufo bufo chromosome 7, aBufBuf1.1, whole genome shotgun sequence encodes:
- the LOC121008789 gene encoding gamma-crystallin 1-like; the encoded protein is MVKIIFYEGKNFQGRSYECISESSDLSSYFNHCNSIRVENGNWILYEYPNYRGHQYFLRKGEYPDFHQWLGYNDSIRSCRLTPQHRGPFRLRVYEKEDFKGQMMEFTEDCPHVHEQFHYNDIYSCQVHDGYWMFYEEPNYKGRQYYLRPAEYKRYSDWGAFSPRIGSFRRVQYLH